A region from the Variovorax sp. V93 genome encodes:
- the opgC gene encoding OpgC domain-containing protein — protein sequence MKRYWEIDALRGLMLVLMTVTHLPTRLTDPLGQPFGFVSAAEGFVLLSAFVAGLVYSRIGYVRGVDPMRQAFWRRVLKVYLCQAAILLFLFTVIAALGLHIDQPAVKNLVSYYLAEPRDGFLFGLLLIYEPALLDILPMYIFFMLMSPWVLAFAMRHGWTLVMAASVTLWALAQFDLSEWIYGLAVHYLGLPVPFHEMGAFNSYAWQFLWFAGLCLGASRNLPGARPLRFPAWLWMPALAIALYGFWWRHHGINGQAPFGGDVELNLLFDKWQLGPLRLVNLVALGILAVRFGPGLMRRIPRLHWLEAMGAASLPVFCAHLVAVLLVLAFYGDSQTARPWWGDGLLLLTVFAGMYAVARFTRGADLPPPAEDVPAEAARA from the coding sequence ATGAAACGCTACTGGGAAATAGACGCCTTGCGCGGGCTGATGCTCGTGCTGATGACCGTCACCCATCTGCCCACCCGCCTGACCGACCCGCTGGGCCAGCCCTTCGGCTTCGTCTCGGCCGCCGAAGGCTTCGTGCTGCTGTCGGCCTTCGTGGCCGGGCTGGTCTACAGCCGCATCGGCTATGTGCGCGGCGTCGACCCGATGCGCCAGGCCTTCTGGCGGCGGGTGCTCAAGGTGTACCTGTGCCAGGCGGCGATCCTGCTGTTCCTGTTCACCGTCATTGCGGCGCTCGGGCTGCACATCGACCAGCCGGCGGTGAAGAACCTGGTGTCCTACTACCTGGCCGAGCCGCGCGACGGGTTCCTGTTCGGGCTGCTGCTGATCTACGAGCCCGCGCTGCTCGACATCCTGCCGATGTACATCTTCTTCATGCTGATGAGCCCGTGGGTGCTGGCCTTTGCGATGCGCCACGGCTGGACGCTGGTGATGGCCGCCAGCGTCACCCTGTGGGCGCTCGCGCAGTTCGACCTGAGCGAATGGATCTACGGGCTGGCGGTGCACTACCTCGGCCTGCCGGTTCCGTTCCACGAGATGGGCGCCTTCAACAGCTACGCCTGGCAGTTCCTGTGGTTTGCGGGCCTGTGCCTCGGCGCCAGCCGCAACCTCCCCGGCGCGCGGCCGCTGCGCTTTCCGGCCTGGCTGTGGATGCCCGCGCTGGCCATTGCGCTCTACGGCTTCTGGTGGCGCCACCACGGCATCAACGGCCAGGCGCCGTTCGGCGGCGACGTGGAACTGAACCTGCTGTTCGACAAGTGGCAGCTCGGGCCGCTGCGCCTCGTGAACCTGGTGGCGCTGGGCATCCTGGCGGTGCGCTTCGGGCCCGGGCTCATGCGCCGGATTCCGCGCCTGCACTGGCTCGAGGCCATGGGTGCGGCCTCGCTGCCGGTATTCTGCGCGCACCTGGTGGCGGTGCTGCTGGTGCTGGCCTTCTACGGCGACAGCCAGACCGCGCGGCCCTGGTGGGGCGACGGCCTGCTGCTGCTTACGGTGTTCGCGGGCATGTACGCGGTGGCGCGCTTCACGCGCGGGGCCGACCTGCCGCCGCCGGCGGAAGACGTGCCGGCGGAGGCCGCGCGGGCCTGA
- a CDS encoding SGNH/GDSL hydrolase family protein: MKTALAAALLLTTALASQAQNHNAVLPYESLDSTAADAAASSEYLAAKARWHNELAAFFRADQQQFPAPGGVVFVGSSTVRMWKNLGQDFRQVPGAIVNRGFGGSTLADCSLFARDLVVRYRPRQVLVYAGDNDLAEGRTPLQVLESFARFANAVRAELPNTRISFISIKPSPSREHLMPKIRETNNVISAYLNRLPDSEYIDVFTPMLGADGRPRPELFRNDRLHMTDEGYRLWQSVIAGHLPGAVAAPVPVAAPASALP; encoded by the coding sequence ATGAAAACCGCGCTGGCCGCCGCGCTGCTGCTGACAACCGCACTCGCCTCCCAGGCCCAGAACCACAACGCCGTCCTGCCCTACGAGTCGCTGGACAGCACGGCGGCCGATGCGGCCGCCTCCTCCGAATACCTCGCGGCCAAGGCGCGCTGGCACAACGAGCTGGCCGCCTTCTTCCGGGCCGACCAGCAGCAGTTCCCGGCGCCCGGCGGCGTGGTGTTCGTGGGCAGTTCCACCGTGCGCATGTGGAAGAACCTGGGCCAGGATTTCCGCCAGGTGCCCGGCGCCATCGTCAACCGCGGCTTCGGCGGCTCGACCCTGGCCGACTGCAGCCTGTTCGCGCGCGACCTGGTGGTGCGCTACAGGCCGCGGCAGGTGCTGGTGTATGCCGGCGACAACGACCTGGCCGAAGGCCGCACGCCGCTGCAGGTGCTCGAGAGCTTTGCGCGCTTTGCCAACGCGGTGCGCGCCGAGCTGCCCAATACGCGCATCAGCTTCATCTCGATCAAGCCGAGCCCCTCGCGCGAGCACCTGATGCCGAAGATCCGCGAAACCAACAACGTGATCTCGGCCTACCTCAACCGGCTGCCCGACAGTGAATACATCGACGTCTTCACGCCCATGCTCGGTGCCGATGGCCGTCCGCGGCCGGAATTGTTCAGGAACGACCGGCTGCACATGACCGACGAAGGCTACCGGCTCTGGCAGTCGGTCATCGCGGGGCACCTGCCGGGGGCCGTGGCGGCACCCGTGCCGGTCGCGGCGCCGGCGTCTGCCCTGCCCTGA
- a CDS encoding tol-pal system YbgF family protein, translated as MLIKESLPPPPPFWHRLNSFFAFPLQLRPLMYGLALAFCSLLFEAIPFLHPGLSLVVIELGIVLAASRYGFKVTALGSRGIWRSADFPRELNEDWVNLPWKLFAISVVQGALVGWLAWYEPVLGTVAVFVVSFTFPAAMIVLVQSGSFFQAMNPGHVMDAMRIIGWPYALLCFFLFLLSAGAQIAIGMLLPMIDGLIVLPIANFAFIYFGWVMSSLLGYVMYQHHDAFGIDLLPGGGVDDGAPVDRRTPEQIAAQRTDAEVAQLITDGDVAGALGIAYEAQRVAPADDLAAQRRYHRVLLLAPEKASTLLDQARRFIPLLLRRDLASEALKVFKACREKDKSFVLDDAPAVMTLARAEWRNGDAHAALALLSGFDRRFRGHAAIPQAYELAARVLVQGLGRADMAQPILATLESRFPDSEQTQEVRWLLRPAA; from the coding sequence ATGCTCATCAAGGAATCGCTTCCGCCCCCGCCGCCTTTCTGGCACCGCCTCAACAGCTTCTTCGCGTTTCCGCTCCAGCTGCGGCCGTTGATGTATGGCCTGGCGCTCGCGTTCTGCAGCCTGCTGTTCGAGGCCATTCCTTTTCTGCATCCCGGCCTGTCGCTGGTCGTGATCGAGCTGGGCATCGTGCTGGCGGCCAGCCGCTACGGCTTCAAGGTCACCGCGCTTGGTTCGCGCGGCATCTGGCGCTCGGCCGATTTCCCGCGCGAGCTGAATGAAGACTGGGTCAACCTGCCCTGGAAGCTGTTCGCCATTTCGGTGGTGCAGGGCGCCCTGGTCGGCTGGCTGGCCTGGTACGAACCGGTGCTGGGCACCGTCGCGGTGTTCGTGGTGTCGTTCACCTTTCCGGCCGCGATGATCGTGCTGGTGCAGTCGGGCAGCTTCTTCCAGGCCATGAACCCCGGCCACGTGATGGATGCGATGCGCATCATCGGCTGGCCCTATGCGCTGCTGTGCTTCTTCCTGTTCCTGCTGAGCGCGGGCGCGCAGATCGCCATCGGCATGCTGCTGCCGATGATCGACGGCCTGATCGTGCTGCCGATCGCCAATTTCGCCTTCATCTACTTCGGCTGGGTGATGTCGAGCCTGCTGGGCTACGTGATGTACCAGCACCACGACGCCTTCGGCATCGACCTCCTGCCCGGCGGCGGCGTGGACGACGGCGCGCCGGTGGACCGCCGCACGCCCGAGCAGATCGCCGCGCAGCGCACCGATGCCGAAGTGGCGCAGCTGATCACCGACGGCGACGTGGCCGGCGCACTTGGCATCGCCTACGAGGCACAGCGCGTGGCACCGGCCGACGACCTGGCGGCGCAGCGCCGCTACCACCGCGTGCTGCTGCTCGCGCCCGAGAAGGCGTCCACGCTGCTCGACCAGGCGCGGCGCTTCATTCCGCTGCTGCTGCGGCGCGACCTGGCATCCGAAGCGCTCAAGGTCTTCAAGGCCTGCCGCGAAAAGGACAAGAGCTTCGTGCTCGACGACGCCCCCGCGGTGATGACGCTGGCCAGGGCCGAATGGCGCAATGGCGACGCGCACGCGGCGCTCGCGCTGCTGTCGGGCTTCGACCGGCGCTTTCGCGGCCATGCGGCCATTCCGCAGGCCTACGAACTGGCGGCCCGGGTGCTGGTGCAGGGGCTTGGCCGCGCCGACATGGCGCAACCGATCCTGGCCACGCTCGAATCGCGCTTTCCGGACAGCGAGCAGACGCAGGAAGTGCGCTGGCTGCTGCGGCCCGCGGCCTGA